The genomic interval agaagggcaaagcccatacgactcacatgctttacacatttttcctaccaaaatacatgtgaccttgacccaaggtcaaggtgatccaaggtcatgcaacacaaagctggtaattcaagacataggaagtacaatggtgcttattggctctttctaccatgagatatggtcacatttcataagggtcaaagtgaccttgaccttgatcatatgtgaccaaatgtgtctcatgatgaaagcataacatgtgccccacataatttttaagtttgaaacagttatcttccatagttcagggtcaaggtcacttcaaaatatgtatacaatccaactttgaagagctcctgtgaccttgaccttgaagcaaggtaaaccaaactggtatcaaaagatggggcttactttgccctatatatcatatataggtgaggtattgaatctcaaaaacttcagagaaaatgggaaaaatagctgttttttaggcaacatttatggcccctgcgaccttgaccttgaagcaaggtcaagatgctatgtatgttttttggggccttgtcatcatacaccatcttgccaaatttggtactgatagactgaatagtgtccaagaaatatccaacgttaaagttttccggacgtccggacggacggacgactcgggtgagtacatagactcacttttgcttcgcacgtgagtcaaaaagcttattccgggcgggactacatgtgtgtgttggttacaaattgtgtgtgtgatatttttcttcaacctttttcacttttcttctttgtttcacttgtttattctcggagccgatttcgccaaataccgtacttttgtttgcctggttgttttgattgattgacacgatctgattatattttttttgacggcggctaatatagtgacgcggcctatacgtggctcctcccaattttttttgttaaaagtcgggggtgcggcttataaaacggtgcggcttgtaatccgtcaaatacggtacttcccagtggaaagctagcagcaacaagcgTCGCACTTCCAAAATGTCTGTGTCTTTAAGTGTAAAACTATAATCAGCTccctgcacttctggcagagAATAATgcaggtcttttatgtgccaaaagggtgggacatggatatcaTCTCAAGAGTCTTCACATAAAGTTGTCCCATGTCTGTCCCCACCAGGATTCAAACCCATGAGccaaggatcacaagtccagtgctctacagtctaccaactgagctgccTGGCCCCACGAGCAATGGCAGACTCATACTCATAGCAATGAAATCAAACCACAGACAAATAACTACTCACCGAGTTTGCGTTCACATCCCCTGGTGGACAGAGTCGTATCCAAAGTCCAGTGTCGCTTCTGGGTGGTGCTCCTCACAAAGCAGTCGTTGCTGGACAGGTTATGCCGAATAGCGTTCTGAAATGAAGAATAACATGTAAAGAATATGATACTAGCTGGCGTTTAATGATGAAGATTGACATAAAAAGACTATGATAGCTTGTGCTAGTTTGCCACAAAAAAgagtgaaagaaaaaaagactatGATATCAACAGCAAGCATTTTATAGTAAAGAAtgacacacaaaaataccataGATAGCATTCTATAATTTTTAAACAAATGACGTAACAAGactaagaataagaataagataGTTAACATACTAATGACACAATATTTTGTACGCACACATACTATCACTTTGACAcaattcaggcatgggaattgaaaaaagtaaaaaaggctgaacatttgaaAGTAACAGCAAAGTCGACATCGCATAGCGCCTAGCCCTTGCTAGGGGGGTTtgcccccccccggaatttttttttctcgaaagaACCCAactggtgcaatttggtgttatcttagctccaagtttgccattaaattcagtttttagaaccatttttgcctcccccatttattttttcggcggacacttttgcttttttggcgGGAAAAAACCccaattcggcggaaatttgcctttcggcggacaattcccatgcccgACAATTTCTTAACAATCAGAACGAGAAGCATCTAAAGTAACAaataaagggaaacaactcgTCTTTCACTTTTAGGGTGATCATAAAACTAAAAGGCATGTTTATGGAACACCAGTTTAGAGAGTAGCGCCagcaacaacaagaagggcaaagcccatacgactcacatgctttacacatttttcctaccaaaatacatgtgaccttgacccaaggtcaaggtcatccaaggtcatgcaacacaaagctgttaattcaagacataggaagtacaatggtgcttattggctctttctaccatgagatatggtcaattttagtggttcactaccttattttggtcacatttcataagggtcaaagtgaccttgaccatatgtgaccaaatgtgtctcatgatgaaagcataacatgtgccccacataatttttaagtttgaaacagttatcttccatagttcagggtcaaggtcacttcaaaatatgtatacaatccaactttgaagagctcctgtgaccttgaccttgaagcaaggtaaaccaaactggtatcaaaagatggggcttactttgccctatatatcatatataggtgaggtattgaatctcaaaaacttcagagaaaatgtgaaaaatgtgaaaaatagctgttttttaggcaacatttatggcccctgcgaccttgaccttgaagcaaggtcaagatgctatgtatgttttttggggccttgtcatcatacaccatcttgccaaatttggtactgatagactgaatagtgtccaagaaatatccaacgttaaagttttccggacgtccggacggacggacggctcgggtgagtacatagactcacttttgcttcgcatgtgagtcaataaaaaaACACTTTGCAGTACCTGCCAGAACCCACACTTCTCGTGGCGCTTGAAGAAGGTGAAATTTTTGACGAACCAAGTGCGTATTTCACGTGACGTCATGGTGAGGGTGGGGGTAGACAGCAGCGCCATCTCTATCAGGTCTTTATACTTGAATGGTGGCTTTCTCAAAGTCTCTACCTGCAATTgtaaaaaaatcattttctCAGATGAAACTATAGAAACATTGTTTATGGCATTCACATCATCTTTTACAGGTATGTCAAAACCACAACAAATAttcaaggcactgcatacccccagcgaaggacaaatcgcctctctctcacatacacaaacgcaaatgcacactgacgcacacacacacactctctctttaacacactctcacacacacacacatgcccgcGCACCACTCATGCCAACAAAGTGactaaacacacactcacacgagcatagacagacacaaacatgtAGGTTAAGCCTTTCGCTTCCGACCGCGCATTTAAGCGCGGTCGGACCCTCACAGCAGTCGGACGCCCTGTTACTCAGGGGAAACAACCGAGAGTCCGCAGTTGCCTCGTTTTCGATAGCCAAGATGTCTGCCTCCATGTGGGTGCTGTTTTGAGTGAATTCGATTGATTTTGACGGATTTTATTGCGTTTTTCTGGACATCTTTGGTTCGATTCTCTAACATGGCGAATCGGCGCTATACTGTTGAGGAAGCTGTTCGTATTTTGATGGATATTCCCGGCAATGGAGATGAAAGTGAAGATGAAAATGTGGTGGGAGGCGAGGGAGACATTGTTCAAAATGAAAGGGAAATTGAAAGTGACGAAAGTGAGAGTGATAATGATGATTTTGTACAACCATCCACGTCGCGTGGAAGGGGGCGTGGCAGAAGGGGACAAGGCAGGGGTGGGAGGGGTGGGACAGGTAGGAAAAGAACCGACACAGTTGATAATTCTCGTCAGGAAGATCCAACATTTCCTCGTGAGTATCCTATATACATATATGTTTCTTTCCTCTACTGTTGTCCTAACAGGTTTTATGCAATCTCAATTCAACACACCCTATTTTTAAAAATATCGTCAAAAATCTCATATTAGGGCTAACCTgttgcaaaaaacaaaaacaatgaatAAGGCATATCTCAAAACTAAAATCATTCAACTATGCTGACAAAAGGCCAATAAAAATGTCTACATTAGTTTTGACTGGATATTTTTAATATTTACAAGCATAAAATAGCATTTTGTCTATATTTTCACTAATAAACTGAATAAATTGGATTATCCGCCCCTTGTGTAAAACATTGTCTGCCCCTTTTGAGTAATTTGTGGTATTGTTTGAATCTCCAATCATATACCTACACATACATATATGTTTCTTTCCCCTACTGTTATCCTAACAGTTTTTATGCACtctcaaatcaaaacactcTTTTTTTACCAATATCCTCAAATAGTTCCGGAAGTCAAGGGGTTAACACACACAAGCCACGCGCGCGAGAGAAAGTCGCAAGAGATGGAATGACGTCACGCTGCACTGACGTCAAAACATCTTGACGTCGTATGCTTGCCCGAGCATATTTTCGTAGTCTCGAAAATTCTACCCGAACAAAGCGGCCCTGGGTGGCGATGGATTGAAAATCGAAGAATTGGTCgccacccaccgtattttagttAGTATGTTTCCAAtgtttggtgaacttccatccccaACTCTTGCCTCAGTTAGGTCACTAAGAATCCTACTTTATCATGTATGATCGGCATGAACATTttaagtcgattacagtatggcgttcgtgggatacctccagcttcgctagGATAATGCCTAAGCgtactttttttaatttaaaaaaaagaaagatgttTTGTGATGAATCATACTGGTGTTATTCACTCACTGACAAGTAGCTTTATTGTGAGGGAAAACATATATAAAAAACACTGGTTTTCACATCTGATCGACTGATGCTACTTTTCATTTCAGACTTCGCCCCAAGCTTTGGCCCCTAAGtgctccacacacacagtacctCCGGTTGCCATCCAGACTGAGAGCGGCAGATGCAGAAGACCTTGTTCGGGCGCGACTCTAAGCGGCGGTTGACAGGCCCTTCAGCCGAGAACAGGGGGTCTGTCACCACCGGTTTCTTCTTCAGGGCAAAGTCTTTGAGCCACACCATCTTGGTCAGCGATGTGTTCAGCTCCCCATCATCACCTGCAACATCCACACACAACTGAGCACAGGTATCAACACACAAGTCATagacaaaccaacacacagtCATGAATAAATCTACACACAATCATTGAGTCGTACTTCATGGATATAAAGCTCAAGTGTGTTGATAAATTGAGCATACCGCTGCTGGATGACCAGGTTGTAGATATAAGcagcaaaaataaaaataaagtttaTACACTACAATCTTCCCTTTATTCACAATTACTATCTATTAATAGTATTATTATACTTTAATGTTCAGAAAGTTAACTTGTTTGCAGTTTAATGTTTTGTTTGCGtgtgcagggatgtcgttaggcgtcggacatcggacatataacgatgaaaatccccaaatgtccgattcacattgccgcatgtcggtcagatgtcctatcgttttagcctgagcgtggtcattgtccgatatgtactccattccttcggacagcgcgatattcgttaattttcatttcaagatacaaatcttctaaaagaccgaacgctctcgtgttcagctgacactgaagttgccagtgccgcgtgcggatcttttcttttgtcgggaattcccaaaccgtttgcggtatgcgccgtttgggtataaccgtctcggtgcagcgcactgatctaaaaatagtggattatttttagatcagtgcatgctacaggagtacgggagacaactccaactgactaaatttgtcgtctgcttttgttttcgatacgagacgaagcactgaattatgccgctgaaaaaaaccctaaagcctgcaaaagatcagcattagatcaaaccgatcattttgtttttcaacttttatccaaatcatgcagtttgtaatcaaagtaagagctctgaagttgttcatgttggtttcttttttgtggtttctttgaaactaaacaaatacaacattatacgcacactgtgttgatgtatttactatattatgtgtgtgttctacagcgcagggttcctgcagggcagagctgatacaattcaatgagttttcaaggacatttccaggaccaaataaatgcttttcaaggacatgattttcctcaaattaatgcaaagcaccaagcttaccttcagtttttcaagtctgcaaactattagtcattccgtagttgtttcccttgccaacttccaggaagggaagcaactacaggtgactagtaatagttagttcatctactttcgttttcactcgatcttttattcttccaaaatgtgtgtactgtatttgacgaaaaaaagggggttgcatttttttttaaataagacaagctgctgacaaAATGTAtgggcaacaatttggaaaaatcaagtacttttcaatgactatttaacaaaactctattttcaagcacttttcaaggcctggaaaaggttttccaattttcaaggagttttccagggttcaaggactctgtacgaaccctgagtcagcgcgcgcgcgcgcgtgtgtgtgtgtgtgtgtgtgtgtgtgggcgcatgactttggaacaattccatggaatgtgttataagctgtttggcgcaaattcataatgtcctattacactaGGTAGCGGCAGTCAAAACTTGGTTTTGAAGTGAGAGTGAATGTTTTGTGATGtcttgaaagaaaaataaagtacaagcaaaacacaaaaaaaagtaagtGGATACCTTTATTAGTTCCTgagattttgatattttagtaCATACGCTGTCGCGACTCTGCTTAAAACTGTAAAATAGGGCAACTTCAGCAGCATGTGGGTACCACATAGTTATCCTCAGCCCTTTCAACTTTTCAGGATCTGTTATCAGCAACCAAGAATAGAAAAAACACATAGTTCTAGCCCTCTAATCTCATATGGCTTCTGTCAGCAAGCATGCAAACTTCACGAAAAACACAATTAAACCCATCGCAAAATTGCACGGGAGGGCAACTTTGGGTCATCACAATTCACACAATATGTATAGCAGCTGTCTGAAACTTTCACATATTCCAAACAAATGTGTGTAGAACATGGCTATTTTTTTTCAGACAGCTTAGTTCAATGCTTTTGGAGTAAAAGAGCctcaaaaatgtcaaaaaccTCAATTTGTCAAGCGGAAAAACAGGAAAATTACAGTTTTTCGCACTTCAAGGCCAATAATTAAGAAACTATTTAAGATACAACGAAAAATTTTGGTGTGTAGATAGATTACAGTGTAATCTTTACAGACATCAGTAAAATTCAGTGTAATGTTGAAAATAATCCCCCAAGAGTggacaaacccccccccccccccccagagggGGGTAGCACATTTCAGATTGAAATATTTCAGAAACTACTGAAAATACAGCCATGATTTTTGGTGTGTAGATTGATTACAATGTTATCTTCACAAATATGTGTTCAATcaagtacactacattggggtgtgcacgttaaagatcccacgattgacaaaagggtctttcctggcaaaattgtataggcttagataaaaatgtcactgttatccctgcgccttgaatatgtgcgcgatataaattgcataaaaaaaattttttttaaattaaaaaaatatatatataaatccctgcgcttagaactgtacccacggaatatgcgcgatataagcctcatattgattgattgattgaagtaagatctagagaatactacatggcttgctgtgtcgtaccagatttacacgagttgttttttgactcacatgcgaagcaaaagtgagtctatgtactcacccgagtcgtccgtccgtccgtcccggcgtccgcccggaaaactttaacgttggatatttcttggacactattaagtctatcaacacctgatgtggcctgatggtgtatggttacaagatctcaaaaaacatgtgcggcaacttgacctcacttcaagttcaaggtcacaggggccgtaattgttgtcttaaaaacggccatttttcacattttcttctgaagttatcgagaatggcaaccttagctatgtatgctatacagggcaatgtaagccctatctttggacaccagtttggttgaccttgcttcaaggtcaaggtcgcaagggtcctttaaagttggattgtatacatattttgaagtgaccttgaccctgaactatggaagataactgtttcaaacttaaaaattatgtggggcacatgttatgctttcatcatgagacacatttggtcgcatatgatcaaggtcactttgacccttatgaaatgtgaccaaaataaggtagtgaaccactaaaagtgaccatatctcatggtagaaagagccaataagcaccattgtacttcctatgtcttgaattaacagctttgtgttgcatgaccttagatgaccttgaccttgggtcaaggtcacatgtattttggtaggaaaaatgtgtaaagcagttcttagtgtatgatgtcattgctaggtttagttatttgaccttgaccctgaaggtcaaggtcatgtaaaggtcaaggatgtgagtcgtatgggctttgcccttcttgtttaaatagtgaactgcgaaagcgagctgtttacgatttgaaaaagcaacgagtgtaaatctggtacgacacagcaagccatgtagtattctgtttatcctacattatatactgtgccagatctaactaaaagtcaccgacagcgatattgcctttggatcaaccgctttagaacttcaaaccactttactcaatttgacattcattcctccgccatgacacacactctcaaactaggacaaagtagttcgcctttgtcaacactgttaagtttaatattCGAACAATCAAAACCGAGTACCTGCAAAACCGGTAAAATCCGTTGCGTTGATCGCGAGTCATGGCGGAGTATTCGAGCGAAGCAATGGTGACGCACGCTTCGAGACAATTTGTGGAAGAAATCAAACccatcacttcaaaatataccagataaaaagaaaagcagtggccacaggataaaagaaaccaaaaggaacaacaacagcaaagcatatccttccTCGATAGGATtagcttgaccttccggtttatcccatgtactactaatttacatagcttgaccttccggttgacctcatttacatgatatacacacgtgtgatttgaacgatttttatctcacggttatctctctcacgtatgtgggATAAATTTACTAACATTGTTCACAGTTCTCTGGGGAAAACTAAATTCTTGCAAAGTGCACAGTCGGATGAGAAGTGACAGTCAAATGCATATATACCCCTTCTTCAAAGTCAGTCAAACAAAGTTGTCAGTCAAGTACTGCTTGAAACAGGTGTACATGGCAGGCAGGTTTGCTGGAGATTCGACTGTGAATGTTCtgccagaagaagaaaatggtGCAAGCACAATGTTGTGTCCAAAAACAACCGATGCAGGAATCTGGCAGAAGTCAGCGATAGGTTCTCCTTTTTGTGGAACGATATTAGATCGAGCACCATGCCATTCACAAGTTCTGATGGACGGTCAAGGTCTTCCAGAAGGTCCGGATTGAGCAGGTGGTTTCTTGTGATCCTATGTTTCAGCAAATGAACCCCAACATTCCGGCCCATGATGCAACGCCCTGCGTCGATATCCAAAAATGCTTCTAGTTCTAATCCAGTCTTATTCCCCAGCTTTGTTGCTTCTTTCACTGTTCCCTCAATTTCTGCCTTGATTTCAAGTCCTTGCAGCAAGTTCACTCAAACACTTTGGGGAGAAATTAAACCAGGTCACTCCAATCCCTCCCTGTTTCCAACCGAAGCAGATCCAGCTGCAACAATAGCTTGTTGGTCAGTGGTACCAGCTGAAGTTTGGGTGGTCGACCTCTTCCAGTTGCTGTGAGTGTGAAAGCAGACTTCATTTGCTGGAAGTGAGCATCATCTgtaacacgcacaaacaaaacaaaaatgtaatacTATGTTCATAATATTTTTGTACTGAAACCATGaaggctaccagtaagttcgtcacgcggtagattcgtcacccgTGACGAAATTACTGGCAGGGGTGGGCGGGTGTTAAGCTTAGagcttatgctttcagatgtttgatttgtgggagagattcaagattcactgacattttttagagagagagaaagagagagagagagagagaaagagagagagagttgttattttaaaacccgagatctactcattgtGCAGTTCTCAACTGAGCAGTTTTCAGACGACACAGTCCGAgcgttgttattttaaaacccgagatctactcattgagcagttctcaacccgagatctactcattgagcaGTTCTCAAAAGCATGTAGtctgagagagggagcg from Littorina saxatilis isolate snail1 linkage group LG7, US_GU_Lsax_2.0, whole genome shotgun sequence carries:
- the LOC138970168 gene encoding forkhead box protein A4-B-like, with product MVWLKDFALKKKPVVTDPLFSAEGPVNRRLESRPNKVFCICRSQSGWQPEVETLRKPPFKYKDLIEMALLSTPTLTMTSREIRTWFVKNFTFFKRHEKCGFWQHKLS